In one Candidatus Zixiibacteriota bacterium genomic region, the following are encoded:
- a CDS encoding methionyl-tRNA formyltransferase, which produces MRLVFMGNPQFAVPSLEKLLSSKHEVAAIVTSPDRPRGRGKKLCSPAVAEFARQNELNLIQQDDLKEPAFLEKISNLAVAIFVVVAFRILPVELFSIPPRGAINLHASLLPRFRGAAPIQWALIKGEKKTGLTTFLIEKKVDTGQVLLQQETDIMPEETADELSERLSVIGAELIVRTLDTIESGDYQPLAQDPALVSKAPKIKPEMGEIDWTKPAAEIVNLIHGLSSRPGAYTDFNGKRIKIFRARKITGEGSSNLPGEVIRADTNCGLIVKAGTDSVQIREIQMEGKRRLPCRDFVRGCPFEAGSRLG; this is translated from the coding sequence ATGCGTTTAGTCTTCATGGGAAATCCGCAATTCGCGGTGCCTTCTTTAGAGAAGCTTTTATCTTCCAAGCATGAGGTGGCCGCGATTGTCACCTCACCTGATCGTCCCCGCGGACGTGGAAAAAAGCTCTGCTCTCCCGCCGTGGCCGAATTCGCCCGGCAGAATGAGTTGAATCTCATCCAGCAGGATGACCTCAAAGAGCCTGCTTTCCTCGAGAAGATTTCCAACCTGGCAGTAGCCATCTTTGTAGTAGTGGCCTTTAGAATTCTGCCGGTGGAATTGTTTTCTATTCCTCCCCGGGGAGCGATTAACCTGCACGCGTCGCTTTTGCCCCGCTTTCGGGGTGCGGCGCCAATTCAATGGGCATTGATCAAGGGCGAAAAAAAAACCGGACTGACCACTTTCTTGATCGAAAAGAAAGTCGATACAGGCCAGGTTCTGCTTCAGCAGGAGACCGACATCATGCCCGAGGAGACAGCCGATGAACTCTCAGAACGGCTGTCAGTCATAGGCGCGGAGTTGATAGTCAGAACCCTGGACACGATTGAATCCGGGGATTATCAGCCTCTCGCTCAGGATCCCGCGCTGGTATCCAAAGCTCCCAAGATCAAGCCGGAAATGGGCGAGATCGACTGGACAAAACCGGCCGCCGAAATCGTCAACCTGATTCACGGGCTCTCCTCCAGACCTGGAGCGTATACCGATTTTAACGGTAAACGTATCAAAATTTTCAGGGCCCGTAAGATTACCGGCGAAGGATCATCCAATCTCCCCGGCGAAGTCATCCGGGCCGACACTAATTGCGGCCTGATCGTCAAAGCCGGAACTGATTCCGTGCAGATCAGGGAAATCCAGATGGAAGGTAAAAGACGTCTCCCCTGCCGTGATTTCGTTCGCGGCTGCCCGTTCGAGGCGGGTTCCCGGCTCGGATAA
- the yajC gene encoding preprotein translocase subunit YajC: MLALMFGVFYFLIIRPQKKRAQQHQEMINSLQKGEKVITSSGMIGTIYAIHDEQNKVVLKVADEVKVEFVKSSIASKVQS, encoded by the coding sequence ATGCTGGCTTTGATGTTCGGTGTGTTTTACTTTCTGATCATCAGGCCACAGAAAAAACGTGCCCAGCAACATCAGGAAATGATCAACAGCCTGCAAAAAGGTGAAAAGGTGATCACTTCATCGGGAATGATCGGCACAATTTATGCCATCCACGACGAACAGAATAAAGTGGTTTTGAAAGTAGCCGATGAAGTTAAAGTGGAGTTTGTCAAGAGTTCCATTGCAAGTAAAGTTCAAAGTTAG
- the def gene encoding peptide deformylase → MAVREIVRYGNPVLRKMSEPVGKIDDEVKALVEDMYTTLRRAKGLGLAAPQVGVNLRVFIIDLTQVDFDAEPLVFINPEIIERQGSEIGEEGCLSFPGLFFEVERAESITVDYTDLDGNLKRMKASGLLARAVQHENDHLNGKLFIDYLSATQRDLISGRLKKLKVG, encoded by the coding sequence ATGGCTGTTCGCGAAATCGTTCGTTATGGCAATCCGGTTCTGCGCAAGATGTCCGAACCGGTTGGAAAAATTGATGACGAAGTTAAGGCTCTCGTGGAGGATATGTATACAACTCTGCGCAGGGCCAAAGGACTGGGGCTGGCCGCCCCGCAGGTGGGTGTAAATCTGCGAGTTTTTATAATCGACCTGACTCAGGTTGATTTTGATGCAGAACCGTTAGTATTTATAAATCCTGAGATTATCGAGCGACAGGGATCAGAGATCGGTGAAGAGGGTTGCCTGTCGTTTCCGGGCCTGTTTTTTGAGGTTGAACGCGCCGAGAGCATTACGGTCGACTATACCGATCTCGACGGCAACCTCAAACGTATGAAGGCATCCGGGCTTTTAGCCCGCGCAGTCCAGCATGAGAATGACCATCTCAACGGCAAACTGTTCATCGATTACCTTTCCGCCACTCAACGCGATCTTATTTCCGGACGGCTCAAGAAGCTTAAAGTCGGCTGA